From the Serratia nematodiphila DZ0503SBS1 genome, one window contains:
- the ispH gene encoding 4-hydroxy-3-methylbut-2-enyl diphosphate reductase, with product MQILLANPRGFCAGVDRAISIVERALELYGAPIYVRHEVVHNRYVVDSLRERGAVFIEEIAEVPDGSILIFSAHGVSQAVRAEAKARDLTMLFDATCPLVTKVHMEVARASRRGTEAILIGHAGHPEVEGTMGQYSNPQGGMYLVESPEDVWKLQVKDENNLCFMTQTTLSVDDTSDVIDALRQRFPNIIGPRKDDICYATTNRQEAVRNLAGDADVVLVVGSKNSSNSNRLAELAQRVGKPAYLIDSAADIQESWLSEARNIGVTAGASAPDVLVQEVISRLKALGGLDVHEISGREENIVFEVPKELRVDVRQID from the coding sequence ATGCAAATATTGCTGGCTAACCCGCGCGGCTTCTGCGCCGGGGTTGATCGTGCGATCAGCATCGTGGAACGTGCGCTGGAGCTGTACGGTGCGCCGATCTACGTGCGACATGAAGTGGTGCACAACCGCTACGTGGTCGACAGCCTGCGTGAGCGCGGCGCCGTGTTTATCGAAGAGATCGCCGAAGTGCCGGACGGCTCTATCCTGATCTTTTCGGCGCACGGCGTTTCTCAGGCGGTGCGCGCCGAAGCCAAGGCGCGCGATCTGACCATGCTGTTCGACGCCACCTGTCCGCTGGTGACCAAGGTGCATATGGAAGTGGCGCGCGCCAGCCGCCGCGGCACCGAAGCGATTCTGATCGGTCACGCCGGGCACCCGGAGGTGGAAGGCACCATGGGCCAGTACAGCAACCCGCAGGGCGGCATGTACCTGGTCGAGTCGCCGGAAGACGTGTGGAAGCTGCAGGTGAAAGACGAAAACAACCTGTGCTTCATGACGCAGACCACGCTGTCGGTGGATGATACCTCGGACGTGATCGACGCGCTGCGTCAGCGTTTCCCGAATATTATCGGTCCGCGCAAGGATGACATTTGCTACGCCACCACCAACCGTCAGGAAGCGGTGCGCAACCTGGCTGGCGATGCGGACGTGGTGCTGGTGGTGGGGTCGAAGAACTCCTCCAACTCTAACCGTCTGGCGGAACTGGCGCAGCGCGTCGGCAAACCGGCTTATCTGATCGATTCGGCGGCGGATATTCAGGAAAGCTGGCTGAGCGAAGCGCGCAATATCGGCGTTACCGCCGGCGCCTCGGCACCGGATGTGCTGGTGCAGGAGGTGATCTCCCGCCTGAAAGCGCTGGGCGGCCTGGACGTGCATGAAATCAGCGGGCGTGAAGAGAACATCGTGTTCGAAGTGCCGAAAGAGCTACGCGTGGACGTCCGTCAGATTGACTGA
- the lspA gene encoding signal peptidase II, whose translation MSKPICSTGLRWLWVVVAVLALDFGSKQWILANFTLGQSQPLIPSFNLFYARNYGAAFSFLADHGGWQRWFFAGIAIAIVAVLLVMMYRSTAQQKLNNIAYAFIIGGALGNLFDRLWHGFVVDFIDFYVGDWHYPTFNLADSFICVGAAMIVLEGFLSPASKGAKSKGE comes from the coding sequence ATGAGTAAACCAATTTGTTCGACCGGCCTGCGTTGGCTGTGGGTTGTAGTGGCGGTGCTGGCGCTGGATTTCGGCAGCAAACAGTGGATCCTCGCTAACTTTACGCTGGGCCAGTCCCAGCCGTTGATCCCGTCGTTCAACCTGTTTTACGCGCGCAACTACGGCGCCGCGTTCAGCTTCCTGGCCGACCATGGCGGTTGGCAGCGTTGGTTCTTTGCCGGCATCGCCATCGCCATCGTCGCGGTGCTGCTGGTGATGATGTACCGCAGCACCGCGCAGCAGAAGCTGAACAACATCGCCTACGCCTTTATTATCGGCGGGGCGTTGGGCAACCTGTTCGATCGCCTGTGGCACGGTTTCGTGGTCGACTTCATCGACTTCTACGTCGGTGATTGGCACTACCCGACCTTCAATCTGGCGGACAGCTTTATCTGCGTGGGTGCGGCGATGATCGTGCTGGAAGGTTTCCTGTCGCCGGCGAGCAAAGGCGCAAAGAGTAAAGGTGAGTAA
- a CDS encoding TauD/TfdA dioxygenase family protein yields MNNQPLNCHIQPNTPFGAILTPQHPGQKIGELPVAALRALAQEHHLLVLRGFDSGFSDGEVLTRYAEQWGEIMMWPFGAVLDVKEHPDAKDHIFDSSYVPLHWDGMYKPTIPEFQLFHCVAAPSPDEGGCTTFVDTTRLLANTDEALLDQWLSVSITYRIKQVVHYGGEVCSPLVVQHPNGRGLIMRYNEPPTEGKKFLNQHALEYHGVPEQQQEQFHHTLQQHLYDPRHYYAHQWQQGDVVVADNFSLLHGREGFTARSARHLQRVHIQSNPVCANLALKPANAEA; encoded by the coding sequence ATGAATAACCAACCGCTTAATTGCCATATTCAACCGAATACCCCGTTTGGCGCGATCCTGACGCCGCAGCATCCGGGGCAAAAGATCGGCGAACTGCCGGTGGCAGCGCTGCGGGCGCTGGCGCAGGAGCATCACTTGCTGGTGCTGCGCGGATTCGACTCCGGTTTCAGTGATGGGGAGGTTCTGACGCGCTACGCCGAGCAGTGGGGCGAGATCATGATGTGGCCGTTTGGCGCGGTGCTGGACGTGAAGGAACATCCGGACGCCAAGGATCATATTTTCGACAGCAGCTACGTCCCGCTGCATTGGGATGGCATGTATAAGCCGACTATTCCCGAGTTCCAGCTGTTCCACTGCGTGGCGGCTCCGTCGCCGGACGAAGGCGGGTGCACGACCTTCGTCGACACCACGCGCTTGCTGGCCAATACGGACGAAGCGTTGCTGGATCAGTGGCTGTCGGTCTCGATCACCTACCGCATCAAGCAGGTGGTGCATTACGGCGGTGAAGTCTGTTCGCCGCTGGTGGTGCAGCACCCGAACGGCAGGGGCTTGATCATGCGCTACAATGAACCGCCGACGGAGGGGAAAAAATTCCTCAATCAACATGCGCTGGAATATCACGGCGTGCCGGAACAACAGCAGGAACAGTTCCACCACACTCTGCAGCAGCATCTGTACGATCCGCGTCACTATTATGCCCACCAATGGCAACAGGGCGACGTGGTGGTGGCGGACAACTTCTCGCTGTTGCACGGCCGCGAGGGCTTTACCGCCCGTTCCGCGCGTCATTTGCAGCGCGTGCATATTCAGAGCAACCCGGTGTGCGCCAATCTGGCGCTGAAGCCGGCTAACGCAGAAGCGTAA
- the fkpB gene encoding FKBP-type peptidyl-prolyl cis-trans isomerase, translating to MTAQVISDSAVLVHFTLKLEDGSTAESTRSSGKPALFRLGDGSLSAPLEEQLLGLRAGDKCAFTLQPEAAFGAENPDLVQFFSRRDFAETGVPDVGTIMLFTAIDGSEMPGVVRAVAEDSITVDFNHPLAGHPVTFDIEVLEIDPQQEETHANIAG from the coding sequence ATGACGGCTCAGGTTATCAGTGACAGCGCGGTGCTGGTTCACTTTACGCTGAAACTGGAAGACGGTTCGACCGCCGAATCCACCCGCAGCAGCGGCAAACCGGCGCTGTTCCGTCTGGGTGACGGCAGCCTGTCGGCGCCGCTGGAAGAGCAACTGCTCGGCCTGCGCGCGGGCGACAAGTGCGCCTTTACCCTGCAGCCGGAAGCGGCGTTCGGCGCGGAGAACCCGGATCTGGTTCAGTTCTTCTCGCGCCGCGACTTCGCGGAAACCGGCGTACCGGACGTGGGCACCATCATGCTGTTTACCGCCATCGACGGCAGTGAAATGCCGGGCGTGGTGCGCGCGGTGGCGGAGGATTCGATCACCGTCGATTTCAACCATCCGCTGGCGGGCCATCCGGTGACCTTCGACATCGAAGTGCTGGAGATTGATCCGCAGCAGGAGGAGACGCATGCAAATATTGCTGGCTAA
- a CDS encoding LysR family transcriptional regulator, which produces MSNILKRMAIFSKVVDCGAFSMAAKELGMTTSAVSQHIRQLEEHLGIQLLLRSTRSLSLTEAGLCFYEDCLLMIHAAERGQQRIAALRGELVGELRVATSTEFATHYLVPALQSFLDEHPRITLRLEIHDERIDLIAQRIDLAIRGGALADSSYVSTRLARCREVLCASPAYLAHHGVPDSPQALTHHHWVTFTPLGNPQFVRLIHRDGGEHRMRMTGRLFTNSGMAMKELALTGKGIIRNFFANVERELRSGELIEILPDWRLPEINCYAIMPRREIQPLKVRRLLEHMKLYLKERGLNDLEQIRQE; this is translated from the coding sequence ATGAGCAATATTTTAAAACGCATGGCCATTTTCTCAAAAGTGGTCGATTGTGGCGCATTCAGCATGGCGGCAAAAGAATTGGGCATGACGACATCGGCCGTCAGCCAGCATATTCGCCAGCTGGAGGAACATCTGGGCATTCAATTACTGTTGCGATCGACGCGCTCATTGAGCCTGACCGAAGCCGGATTGTGCTTTTATGAAGATTGTCTGCTGATGATCCACGCCGCCGAGCGCGGGCAACAGCGGATCGCCGCGCTGCGCGGCGAGCTGGTCGGTGAACTGCGCGTCGCCACCTCGACCGAATTCGCCACCCATTATCTGGTGCCGGCGCTGCAGAGCTTCCTCGACGAACACCCGCGCATCACGCTGCGGTTGGAAATCCACGATGAGAGAATAGACCTCATCGCGCAACGCATCGATCTGGCAATACGCGGCGGCGCGCTGGCTGACTCCAGCTACGTCTCAACGCGGCTGGCGCGCTGCCGCGAAGTGCTGTGCGCTTCCCCGGCCTACCTGGCACACCACGGGGTGCCGGATTCGCCGCAGGCGCTGACCCATCATCATTGGGTCACCTTTACGCCGCTCGGCAATCCGCAGTTTGTTCGCCTGATCCATCGCGACGGCGGCGAGCACCGCATGCGCATGACCGGGCGACTGTTCACCAACAGCGGCATGGCGATGAAGGAGCTGGCGCTGACCGGCAAAGGCATCATTCGCAATTTCTTCGCCAACGTCGAGCGAGAGTTGCGCAGCGGCGAGCTGATTGAAATATTGCCCGACTGGCGATTACCGGAAATTAATTGCTATGCCATTATGCCGCGACGGGAGATCCAGCCATTAAAAGTCCGGCGATTGCTGGAGCATATGAAGCTCTATTTAAAGGAGAGAGGATTAAACGACCTAGAACAGATTCGACAAGAATAA
- the pvcA gene encoding L-tyrosine isonitrile synthase, protein MDSAQKKEEIALKILRELLQYRRRLIADDASLAEEERQVTQVQLPRIRAFIENDQRIEFVLPAFPTKSPNANKVIGAAPDMAERLSLIFLNSLCQRIQLYYPPGAHIVICSDGHVFGDLIRVSDEAINHYQREIESLLHEVGATHLSVFNLGDVKGLAEHTDDYDLLRRLLVDGYAESEEAIKRQLMQDEQGLMLYRAITRFLYEDSQLPGYSGSNAALQKDAKRRACGVIQRSWAWGNLLAQHFPAAIRLSIHPQPADSLKIGIHMMPTKDDWLTPWHGVAANVNGQFVLMKRKDAQSLNGELVEIRGTPSHYLIEQPQMA, encoded by the coding sequence GTGGATAGCGCACAGAAAAAAGAAGAAATAGCATTAAAAATCCTACGTGAATTATTGCAATATCGACGTCGCCTCATTGCCGACGATGCTTCTCTGGCTGAAGAAGAGCGGCAGGTCACTCAGGTGCAATTGCCGCGCATTCGGGCATTCATTGAAAACGACCAGCGCATCGAATTCGTGCTGCCGGCTTTTCCGACCAAGTCACCCAACGCCAATAAGGTGATAGGCGCGGCGCCGGACATGGCGGAGCGGCTGTCGCTGATCTTCCTCAACTCGCTGTGCCAGCGCATTCAACTCTATTACCCGCCGGGCGCGCATATCGTTATCTGTTCCGACGGCCACGTGTTCGGCGATCTGATCCGCGTCAGCGACGAAGCGATCAACCATTATCAACGTGAGATTGAAAGCCTGCTGCATGAAGTAGGCGCAACCCACCTGAGCGTGTTCAACCTCGGCGATGTCAAAGGCCTGGCGGAGCATACCGATGACTACGATCTGCTGCGCCGGCTGTTGGTGGACGGCTATGCCGAATCGGAAGAGGCGATCAAGCGCCAGCTGATGCAGGACGAGCAGGGATTAATGCTGTATCGCGCCATCACGCGCTTCTTGTATGAAGACAGCCAGCTGCCGGGCTACAGCGGTTCCAACGCCGCGCTGCAAAAAGACGCCAAACGGCGCGCCTGCGGCGTTATCCAGCGCAGCTGGGCCTGGGGCAACCTGCTGGCCCAGCATTTCCCGGCGGCGATCCGCCTGTCGATTCACCCGCAGCCGGCCGACAGCCTGAAGATAGGCATCCACATGATGCCGACCAAAGACGACTGGCTGACGCCGTGGCATGGCGTGGCAGCCAACGTGAACGGCCAGTTCGTGCTGATGAAGCGTAAAGATGCGCAGAGCCTGAACGGCGAATTGGTGGAGATCCGCGGCACGCCGAGCCATTACCTGATCGAACAACCGCAGATGGCCTGA